The genomic segment AAGTTTTAGAGATGTGTCAGTTATCCGCTGTGACAGAGTCCTGGAGCCGGGGGGGCGTCAGAGGGCAGAGGTCACATGGTGAGGTCACTGCTCCGCGGAGTCAGCCGTCCTCTGGATGTGAGAAATCTCCAGGATGGGCCTGAGGAGCTGGAACGCGTCCTGGATGTAGGAGGCGCTGTTGGACGCCTGCAAGGAAAATGAATAACACGTGTCAACATGAAGCATCACGCAGATAAAAATCCAACTGGGAAATCTGAACATCATAAACACAGATATGTCTCTGAAAGATGTTGATGCTTTGATAACGTGACACAAACCTCCAGGAAGACACCTGTGATCAGCGGGTTGAGGACGTCTCTCTTCTCATTGGACTGTGGAACAGAGAGTTTGGATCAATTTAAAACAGCCATGTGTGAAAActtatttaactttattaaaatcCACTTTCTTCTCTGTGAACATTCTGTGGTTGAAGTAGAGACACTTACGCCGGCAGTTGTCAAACAGGAGGTGAACTTCTTGGAGAGCAGCGAGATTTCTCTACACAGAACAACCGTTaacctgaggacacacaaaatCCAAACCACGTGCAGTCAGTCAGAGTGCAGATAAAACAGGTTCAGCATCTTCAGCCTGTAAAGTCGCTGCAGCGTCTTCTCACTGTGACAGGACGCCGGCCTCGGTGCTGCCGCTGGAGAAGAGGATCATCTCGGCCAGTTTGTGGAAGAGCTCGATGGATCGAGCCGTCAGCTCCGCCAGGCTCCTGATGGCGGCGGCGTGCACCTCCTGACCAGATCCAAACAAGAACCAGTGAGTCTCACAAAACTCTGAAGCCACTTGTCCATtagtcaaaaagaaaaatgaatcagcagcacttttaaaaatcaataacaACAATCTGAAGACATTCTCACGGTATCTTGATATTTAATGGATTAAACGGCAAATTGAAAAAGCAAAGTAATTAAATAATTGATCTTCCATTAGAGTGTCTGGATGTGTTGTTATAGTCTCATAAATGGAAACTCCATTCATCTTTGTTATTTGCTGCAAACAATCAATAGCAGCTTTGTGGCTCCATGTTTTCTCTTAATTTGATTCGAGATGAATAAATTAGACTTTCTGCCAAACGGATCCAGAGTTTGAAATAAATCAGAGTGAGACCTCctcagtgagacacagtgaaTTCTGACAAACCTCTACAGAAGCTGTTTTCTTCACGAGctcctctccagcttctccttcctcctcaggtcGGCTCATCTCGCTGATCTGGCTGGACGCACTCTTACAGgcctgttggggggggggaacagatgGAAGTGGATATCTGTAAGCTAcgcaaaataaacacaactggATCCACAACACATATCACAGCCTACATCAACAACACATCTATGACCGTCTCAACAACAAACGATCAGGAATAGGATCCGATCTCAGAAACGTCTCATCACTCGTACTTTGCTGAGTTTGCCGGCTGTGGCCGAGACACTGAGACCGTCCAACGCCTTCGTTAACTCCTCCTCGAACTCGGAGCCGTCCTCATCTGGAATCAGAAACCAACAACCGTCACTTTAACAGGTTTCCAGGTCACTGAATTCTTCGTGCAGCGCTGGTGTTTTCACGGAGACGTCACCTTTCTGCTCGTCAACGTCCTCGTCATCGAACTCCACGAGAGAGAAAGACTCTTTGATGCTCTCCAGCTCtttcctgagctgcagcagctcctcccccGACAGGGTCGTCAGCACCGACTTCACCTAATCACAGTCACATGGGAGGATTTCAACACACAAtctaaaataacacacaaaatcaacatctcagtgtgtgttaaTAGCCTCAGCAGGTGTTGTGTTATGGAACCAGATTGTTATTGTACCTTAGACTCGCTCTCCCTCGACAGAATCTCCAGCGCCTCGAGGTGGGACAGACCCTGAAACTCATCAAACAGCATCCCGTAGTGAGCCACCACCTTCTTCTCAGAATCTGACGCCTCCCCCTCCGccgtctgcagctcctcttgctCCTTCGCCTCCCTCAACACCTGGGAGaccagacagagggacaggtgAGGGAGACAGATCTCAGGCAAACTGGGTCAAGGTAGAGCAGCAGAAACGAACCATGGAATAATGTTTCCTTCCACACTGTGTCCTCTCAACCTGAGACAGATGCATTCAATCTCTCGTTCATCCCCACCTGTGACAGAGTGGAGTTCTGGAACCTCAGGCCTTTGGTCTTCTTGAAGCCGGGGTCACCTTCTGCTATCACGTCCATCGTCTTCTTCCCGATGAACTCCAGAGCGTCCAGACCTCCGGAGATCATCGTCTTCCCCTGGGACGAGGGTTCAGTGTGAGAAGCAACAATTAGTCCGATACGGATATCAGTAAAACCTCTCTGATGCTGATATAACAgcttatatatgtttttaaataatgtgaaattGTTTCCTACGATGTCCTTATCGAACCATTATGACATAGAAATGTAACTGGGGcttcatattttacagtttaaccataaatcttattgtaaataaatacagataaaaaagaaaacccaatAAAACCAAATTAATAGAGACTATGTATGTCTATGAAAATGAACTTATAGGTTTTGACCGTCTGCTTACTGTGCTCTGGACGACGCTGGTGAGCGATGAGAACATTCCCATGGCCCCGCCCACAGCTCCGTCCGTCTCACTGCTGGCGTCACCGTCAGGAGAAGAagctaaacaaaacacaaactgtgagaAAGTGTTCACACAAAAGGACATTCATGATGTTCTTCATCATCAAACCAAAGATCCTCTCACCctgctgtttctcctcttcctccacctgcgCCGACAGCTCGGTCGGACTCGGGATTCCCAGCGACGTCTCCGCCTTCTCGATCACCTGACTGAGGCCCtgacctgcagagacacaacacaaaactaGTTTACACACTACACATTCATTCAGGCTTCAATTCAAAGTAATTAATTGtatatttactgttttttttaagaccattaa from the Platichthys flesus chromosome 15, fPlaFle2.1, whole genome shotgun sequence genome contains:
- the fam114a2 gene encoding protein FAM114A2; amino-acid sequence: MSDSETAEAERPQVAAEAQDTAPTETPGDSSPTETPGGSSPDAPEVATDVAPTRRARRRPEPKPAAEVEEKQKVEEPQPKTPSETTVSQAGWGYWGSWGKSILSTATSTVATVGQGLSQVIEKAETSLGIPSPTELSAQVEEEEKQQASSPDGDASSETDGAVGGAMGMFSSLTSVVQSTGKTMISGGLDALEFIGKKTMDVIAEGDPGFKKTKGLRFQNSTLSQVLREAKEQEELQTAEGEASDSEKKVVAHYGMLFDEFQGLSHLEALEILSRESESKVKSVLTTLSGEELLQLRKELESIKESFSLVEFDDEDVDEQKDEDGSEFEEELTKALDGLSVSATAGKLSKACKSASSQISEMSRPEEEGEAGEELVKKTASVEEVHAAAIRSLAELTARSIELFHKLAEMILFSSGSTEAGVLSQLTVVLCREISLLSKKFTSCLTTAGSNEKRDVLNPLITGVFLEASNSASYIQDAFQLLRPILEISHIQRTADSAEQ